A single window of Plasmodium reichenowi strain SY57 chromosome 14, whole genome shotgun sequence DNA harbors:
- a CDS encoding heat shock protein 90, putative: protein MQNVYVGNKIKLIILYFFCMLFLKDYERSEAFNLARTTEKLNYILNYKTPNRYDLSNNVNKLFFEKQKKKIEFSRKPLNSFNEDVKTIREDISSDSSPVEKYNFKAEVNKVMDIIVNSLYTDKDVFLRELISNASDACDKKRIILENNKLIKDAEVVTNEEIKNETENEKTENVNESTDKKENVEEEKNDIKKLIIKIKPDKEKKTLTITDNGIGMDKSELINNLGTIAQSGTAKFLKQIEEGKADSNLIGQFGVGFYSSFLVSNRVEVYTKKEDQIYRWSSDLKGSFSVNEIKKYDQEYDDIKGSGTKIILHLKEECDEYLEDYKLKELIKKYSEFIKFPIEIWSEKIDYERVPDDSVSLKDGDKMKMKTITKRYHEWEKINVQLPIWKQDEKSLTENDYYSFYKNTFKAYDDPLAYVHFNVEGQISFNSILYIPGSLPWELSKNMFDEESRGIRLYVKRVFINDKFSESIPRWLTFLRGIVDSENLPLNVGREILQKSKMLSIINKRIVLKSISMMKGLKETGGDKWTKFLNTFGKYLKIGVVEDKENQEEIASLVEFYSINSGDKKTDLDSYIENMKEDQKCIYYISGENKKTAQNSPSLEKLKALNYDVLFSLEPIDEFCLSSLTVNKYKGYEVLDVNKADLKLKKENDQNKSDSLDKQKMEYEILCRWLHNKFSHKVHEVRISDRLINSPALLVQGEMGMSPSMQKYMKQQATAQGISENEMFGGQSANQPVLEINPNHFIIKQLNHLIQIDKMNLQNSEIAEQIFDVASMQGGYTIDDTGLFAKRVIGMMEKNAEQYLMNVQSNISNNTLNNTSGSEMPQNNSPNELQSEMKSTNGIDDNSNISENKINESSSNQNNMSENGIAEENNIKNIAESDVNKINLGENDVSQNTIHKQDSGLFNLDPSILNSNMLSGSDKTLL, encoded by the coding sequence ATGCAAAATGTTTATGTTGGgaacaaaataaaacttataatattgtactttttttgtatgttgtttttaaaagattATGAAAGAAGCGAAGCTTTTAATTTAGCTCGTACTACGGAGAAATTGAactatatattaaattacAAAACACCGAACAGATATGATTTAAGTAACaatgtaaataaattattttttgaaaagcaaaaaaagaaaattgAGTTTAGTAGGAAACCTTTAAATAGTTTTAATGAAGATGTTAAAACAATTAGAGAGGACATATCATCAGATAGTTCCCCTgtggaaaaatataatttcaAAGCAGAGGTTAATAAAGTTATGGATATAATCGttaattctttatatacAGATAAGGATGTATTTTTGAGAGAATTAATTTCGAATGCATCTGATGCGTGTGAtaagaaaagaataatattggaaaataataaattaataaaagatGCTGAAGTAGTTACAAATgaggaaataaaaaatgaaacaGAAAACGAAAAAACAGAAAATGTAAATGAATCAACagataaaaaagaaaacgtggaagaagaaaaaaatgatattaaaaaattaataattaaaataaaacctgataaagaaaaaaaaacattaaCTATAACTGATAATGGTATAGGTATGGATAAAAGtgaattaattaataatcTTGGTACGATAGCTCAATCGGGAACAGCcaaatttttaaaacaaataGAAGAAGGAAAAGCAGATAGTAATTTAATAGGACAATTTGGTGTTGGTTTTTATTCATCTTTTCTAGTATCTAATAGAGTTGAAgtatatacaaaaaaagaagatcAAATTTATCGATGGTCTTCAGATTTGAAAGGTAGTTTTAGTGtaaatgaaattaaaaaatatgatcaagaatatgatgatattaAGGGTAGTGGAACcaaaattattttacacttaaaagaagaatgtgatgaatatttagaagattataaattaaaagaattaattaaaaaatattctgAGTTTATTAAATTCCCAATAGAAATATGGTCAGAAAAAATTGATTATGAAAGGGTTCCAGATGATTCTGTATCATTAAAAGATGGtgataaaatgaaaatgaaaacaATTACAAAACGATATCATGAATGggaaaaaattaatgtACAATTACCAATATGGAAACAAGATGAAAAATCATTAACAGaaaatgattattatagtttttataaaaatacatttaaaGCATATGATGACCCATTAGCTTATGTTCATTTTAATGTAGAAGGAcaaatttcttttaattccattttatatattccaGGTTCTTTACCATGGGAATTaagtaaaaatatgtttGACGAAGAATCTAGAGGAATAAgattatatgtaaaaagAGTTTTTATAAATGACAAATTTTCTGAATCTATACCACGTTGGTTAACCTTTCTCAGAGGTATTGTAGATAGTGAAAACTTACCATTAAATGTAGGAAGAgaaatattacaaaaatcCAAAATGCTAtctattataaataaaagaattgTACTCAAAAGTATTAGTATGATGAAAGGATTAAAAGAGACAGGAGGTGATAAATGGACTAAATTTCTTAACACATTTGGTAAATACCTCAAAATTGGTGTTGTAgaagataaagaaaatcAAGAAGAAATTGCATCATTAGTCGAATTTTATTCAATTAATAGTGGTGATAAAAAAACAGATCTTGATTcatatatagaaaatatgaaagaagatcaaaaatgtatttattacatctcaggagaaaataaaaaaaccGCTCAGAATTCTCCTTCTTTAGAAAAATTGAAAGCATTAAATTATGATGTTCTATTTTCTTTAGAACCGATTGATGAATTTTGTTTATCCTCTCTAACCgttaataaatataaaggaTATGAAGTCTTAGATGTAAATAAAGCCGACCTTaagttaaaaaaagaaaatgatcAAAATAAATCCGACAGTTTGGATAAACAGAAAATGgaatatgaaatattatgtaGATGGCTACATAACAAATTTTCGCATAAAGTGCATGAAGTACGAATTTCAGATCGTTTGATAAATTCACCTGCCTTATTAGTTCAAGGTGAAATGGGTATGTCACCTTCTATgcaaaaatatatgaaacaACAAGCCACCGCTCAAGGTATATCAGAAAATGAAATGTTTGGAGGCCAATCTGCAAATCAACCAGTATTAGAAATTAATCCTAaccattttattataaaacaaTTAAATCATTTAATACAAATTGATAAAATGAATTTGCAAAATTCAGAAATTGCTGAACAAATATTTGATGTTGCATCAATGCAGGGAGGATATACTATAGATGATACCGGTCTCTTTGCCAAAAGAGTTATAGGCATGATGGAAAAAAATGCTGAACAATATTTAATGAATGTACAAAGTAATATATCAAACAATACATTAAATAATACTTCTGGTTCGGAAATGCCCCAAAATAATTCTCCAAATGAATTACAAAGTGAAATGAAATCAACAAATGGAATTGATgataatagtaatataagcgaaaataaaattaatgaaaGCAGTTCCAATCAAAATAACATGAGCGAAAATGGCATTGctgaagaaaataatataaagaacATAGCTGAGAGTGATgtgaataaaataaatttagGTGAAAATGATGTGAGCCAAAATACTATACATAAACAGGATTCCGgtttatttaatttagATCCAAGTATTTTAAATAGTAATATGCTCAGTGGTTCTGATAAAACACTATTATAG
- a CDS encoding hypothetical protein (conserved Plasmodium protein, unknown function), whose protein sequence is MKELIDKVNFQILEDNYNAKKIYVTKKIPFNVILNKKKQEQDKKEDNKLFKAVKTYYFTKLKRKTFFFLLNEYYKSQSILYFFKLRDIDRKRKWVFYSFLKNKLQGKIKRCAMNSFNNFTDVTTRFYIKLKCFNILKKNFLNTKRIYLKIKKKRININIINIFYKWLDLSVMHLHKKYEKAKDYYILRKKSRIFNLWKRIINDKKIFKKIDSVFFKLEEIANSWEQK, encoded by the exons ATGAAAGAACTTATTGATAAAGTGAACTTTCAAATTTTGGaagataattataatgctaagaaaatatatgtaactAAGAAAATACCTTTTAATGTTATACT gaataaaaaaaaacaggaacaagataaaaaagaagacaataaattatttaaagctgttaaaacatattattttacgaagttaaaaagaaaaacattttttttcttattaaatgaatattataaatcACAAAGTATActgtatttttttaaattaagAGATATAGATCGAAAGAGAAAATGGGTTTTCTATTCCTTTTT aaaaaataaattgcagggaaaaataaaaagatgTGCTATGAActcatttaataattttactGATGTAACGACAagattttatataaaattaaaatgttttaatatTCTTAAAAAGAACTTTTTGAATACCAAAAggatatatttaaaa ataaaaaagaagagaataaacattaatattattaacatattttataaatggCTTGACTTATCTGTAATGCATTTACATAAGAAATATGAAAAGGCAAaagattattatattttaagaaaaaagagcaggatttttaatttatggaaaagaataataaatgacaaaaaaatttttaaaaaaattgataGTGTTTTTTTCAAATTAGAAGAAATTGCAAACTCCTGGgaacaaaaataa